The following are from one region of the Coffea eugenioides isolate CCC68of chromosome 2, Ceug_1.0, whole genome shotgun sequence genome:
- the LOC113759662 gene encoding uncharacterized protein LOC113759662 encodes MATHSIHFIVLIPFIVASVLMFHNQMVLGQCQGDLQGLIQQCSQYVQKSGPKIAPSQSCCRVLKTVDLPCVCHYITQDVEQIVSIAKAIYVSSFCGKPLPHGTKCGSYTVP; translated from the exons ATGGCAACTCATTCGATCCATTTCATTGTGCTTATCCCTTTCATTGTTGCTAGTGTGTTGATGTTTCATAACCAGATGGTTTTAGGCCAATGCCAAGGTGACCTTCAAGGTTTGATACAACAATGCTCGCAATATGTTCAAAAATCTGGGCCAAAAATTGCACCATCTCAATCATGTTGCAGAGTTTTAAAGACTGTTGATCTTCCTTGTGTCTGCCATTATATCACTCAAGATGTGGAACAAATTGTTAGCATAGCAAAAGCTATTTATGTTTCTAGCTTTTGCGGAAAACCACTGCCTCATGGAACCAAATGCGGAA GTTATACAGTTCCATAA